One part of the uncultured Bacteroides sp. genome encodes these proteins:
- a CDS encoding NADP-dependent malic enzyme, whose product MAKITKEAALLYHSQGKPGKIEVVPTKPYSTQTDLSLAYSPGVAEPCLEIEKNPLTAYDYTAKGNLVAVISNGTAVLGLGDIGALAGKPVMEGKGLLFKIYGGIDVFDIEVNEKDPEKFIEAVKAIAPTFGGINLEDIKAPECFEIEKRLKAELDIPVMHDDQHGTAIISSAGLLNALEVAGKKIEDVKIVVNGAGAAAVSCTKLYIALGARMENIVMLDSKGVISTERTNLDESKKFFATSRTDIHTLAEAIKDADVFLGLSKGNILSQDMVRSMANNPIVFACANPIPEITYEDALAARPDVLMSTGRSDYPNQINNVIGFPYIFRGALDTRASAINEEMKLAAVKAIADLAKLPIPEIVNKVYNVTNLSFGPEYFIPKPVDPRLITEVSMAVAKAAMESGVARKPIEDWDAYKKHLRELMGYESKLTSQLYDTARTDPKKVVFAEGGHPNMLKAAVEAKNEGICHPILLGNEERIEKLAKEYDLHLDGIEIVNLRHDSQAERRDRYAHILAEKRAREGANYDEATDKMFERNYFGMMMVETGEADAFITGLYTKYSNTIKVAKEVIGIQQGYKHFGTMHILNSKKGTYFLADTLINRHPDTETLTDIARLSAKTVRFFNQTPVMAMLSYSNFGSDPVGSPAKVHDAVKQMQEAYPDLAIDGEMQVNFAMDKKLRDAKYPFTKLFGKDVNTLIFPNLSSANSSYKLIQAMNDSELIGPIQMGLNKPIHFTDSESSVRDIVNITAVAVIDAIVAEKTKNAK is encoded by the coding sequence ATGGCTAAAATAACAAAAGAAGCGGCTTTGCTCTACCACTCACAGGGTAAGCCTGGAAAAATCGAGGTAGTTCCTACCAAACCTTACAGTACCCAAACTGACTTATCTTTGGCATACTCTCCCGGAGTTGCAGAACCTTGTCTGGAAATTGAAAAAAATCCGCTAACAGCGTATGATTATACAGCTAAAGGAAACTTAGTAGCTGTAATTTCCAACGGTACTGCAGTACTTGGACTTGGAGATATTGGTGCACTAGCTGGAAAACCGGTTATGGAAGGTAAAGGATTACTCTTTAAAATATATGGAGGTATCGATGTTTTTGATATTGAAGTTAACGAAAAAGATCCCGAAAAATTTATCGAAGCTGTAAAAGCTATCGCTCCAACTTTCGGAGGTATTAACCTGGAAGATATTAAAGCTCCTGAATGTTTTGAAATTGAGAAACGTTTGAAGGCTGAACTTGATATTCCTGTAATGCATGATGACCAACACGGTACTGCAATTATTTCCAGTGCAGGTTTGCTTAACGCACTTGAAGTAGCCGGAAAGAAGATTGAAGATGTAAAGATCGTTGTTAATGGCGCTGGTGCAGCTGCTGTTTCTTGTACGAAATTATATATTGCTCTTGGAGCACGTATGGAAAACATTGTAATGCTCGACAGTAAAGGTGTTATCTCAACTGAACGTACAAATCTTGATGAATCTAAGAAGTTCTTTGCAACTTCACGCACTGACATTCACACTTTGGCAGAAGCAATTAAAGATGCAGATGTATTCTTAGGACTTTCTAAAGGAAATATATTATCACAGGATATGGTTCGCTCAATGGCTAACAACCCAATTGTGTTTGCTTGTGCAAATCCTATTCCTGAAATTACATACGAAGATGCTCTTGCAGCTCGTCCTGACGTGTTAATGTCAACCGGTCGTTCTGACTATCCAAACCAGATTAACAACGTAATTGGATTCCCTTATATATTCCGTGGTGCTCTTGACACTCGTGCAAGTGCTATCAATGAAGAAATGAAACTGGCTGCTGTTAAGGCTATTGCTGATTTGGCTAAGCTGCCTATCCCTGAAATTGTAAACAAAGTATATAATGTAACCAATCTGTCTTTTGGTCCTGAATACTTTATTCCAAAACCTGTTGATCCACGTTTGATCACTGAAGTTTCTATGGCTGTTGCTAAAGCTGCTATGGAATCGGGTGTTGCACGTAAACCTATTGAAGACTGGGATGCTTATAAGAAACATCTTCGTGAATTGATGGGTTATGAATCTAAGCTGACTAGTCAACTATATGACACAGCTCGTACTGATCCTAAAAAAGTTGTTTTTGCAGAAGGTGGACACCCCAACATGTTGAAAGCTGCTGTTGAAGCTAAGAACGAAGGTATCTGTCACCCTATTTTATTAGGAAATGAAGAACGAATTGAAAAGTTAGCAAAAGAATATGATTTGCATCTTGACGGAATTGAGATTGTAAATTTACGTCATGACAGTCAAGCTGAACGTCGTGATCGTTATGCTCATATCCTTGCTGAAAAACGTGCACGTGAAGGAGCTAATTACGATGAAGCTACCGATAAGATGTTCGAACGTAACTATTTTGGTATGATGATGGTTGAAACCGGTGAAGCAGATGCTTTCATTACTGGTCTGTACACTAAATACTCAAATACAATTAAAGTTGCAAAAGAAGTAATCGGTATTCAGCAAGGATACAAGCATTTCGGAACAATGCACATTCTTAATTCAAAGAAAGGCACTTACTTCCTTGCTGATACATTGATTAACCGCCACCCAGATACAGAAACACTGACTGACATAGCAAGACTTTCTGCTAAAACTGTTCGTTTCTTTAATCAAACTCCGGTTATGGCTATGTTATCATACTCAAACTTTGGTTCTGATCCAGTAGGTAGCCCTGCAAAAGTACATGATGCTGTTAAACAAATGCAGGAAGCTTATCCTGATTTAGCTATTGATGGAGAAATGCAGGTTAACTTTGCTATGGATAAAAAACTTCGTGATGCGAAATATCCATTCACAAAATTGTTTGGCAAAGATGTAAACACATTAATATTCCCGAACTTAAGTTCTGCGAACTCTAGCTATAAGTTAATTCAGGCTATGAACGACAGTGAACTGATCGGTCCTATTCAAATGGGTCTTAACAAACCTATTCATTTTACTGATAGTGAAAGTTCTGTTCGTGACATTGTAAACATCACTGCAGTAGCTGTTATTGATGCTATTGTTGCTGAAAAGACAAAGAACGCTAAGTAA
- a CDS encoding NADP-specific glutamate dehydrogenase, with protein MNASKVLDDLKRRFPNEPEYHQAVEEVLSTIEDEYNKHPEFDKANLIERLCIPDRVFQFRVTWMDDKGNIQTNMGYRIQHNNVIGPYKGGLRFHSSVNLSILKFLAFEQTFKNSLTTLPMGGAKGGSDFSPRGKSNAEVMRFVQSFMLELWKHIGPDQDVPAGDIGVGGREIGFMFGMYKKLCKEFTGTFTGKGREYGGSLIRPEATGYGNIYFLMEMLKTKGTDLKGKVCTVSGSGNVAQYTIEKVLELGGKVVTCSDSDGYVYDPDGIDSEKLAYIMELKNVYRGRIREYAEKYGCKYVEGAKPWGEKCDIALPSATQNELNGDHAKTLVANGCFAVSEGANMPSTPEAIKVFQDAKVLYAPGKAANAGGVSVSGLEMSQNSIRLSWSTEEVDEKLKSIMQNIHEACVKYGTEADGYVNYVKGANVAGFMKVANAMMAQGIV; from the coding sequence ATGAATGCAAGTAAAGTTTTAGACGACCTGAAAAGAAGGTTCCCTAACGAACCAGAGTATCATCAAGCTGTAGAAGAAGTACTTTCTACAATTGAAGACGAATACAACAAACACCCTGAGTTTGACAAAGCAAACTTAATTGAACGTCTTTGTATTCCAGATAGAGTTTTCCAATTCAGAGTTACATGGATGGATGATAAAGGTAATATCCAGACTAACATGGGTTACCGTATCCAGCATAATAACGTTATTGGCCCTTACAAAGGCGGTTTACGTTTTCACAGCTCTGTAAACCTTTCAATCCTAAAATTCTTAGCATTCGAACAAACATTCAAGAATTCATTGACAACATTACCAATGGGTGGTGCTAAAGGTGGATCTGACTTCTCTCCTCGTGGAAAGTCAAATGCTGAGGTTATGCGTTTCGTACAATCATTCATGCTTGAATTGTGGAAACACATTGGTCCAGACCAGGATGTTCCTGCTGGTGATATTGGTGTAGGTGGCCGCGAAATTGGTTTCATGTTCGGTATGTACAAGAAACTTTGCAAAGAATTTACTGGTACATTCACTGGTAAAGGTCGTGAATACGGTGGTTCTTTAATCCGTCCTGAAGCTACAGGTTACGGTAACATTTACTTCCTGATGGAAATGTTAAAGACTAAAGGAACAGATCTTAAAGGTAAAGTATGTACAGTATCTGGTTCAGGTAACGTTGCTCAATACACTATCGAAAAAGTTCTTGAACTAGGTGGTAAAGTTGTTACTTGCTCTGACTCTGACGGATATGTTTATGATCCAGACGGAATTGACAGCGAAAAACTTGCTTACATCATGGAACTTAAGAATGTATACAGAGGACGTATCCGTGAATATGCAGAGAAATACGGTTGCAAATATGTTGAAGGAGCTAAACCTTGGGGTGAAAAATGTGATATCGCTCTTCCATCTGCAACTCAGAATGAATTGAACGGAGACCATGCTAAAACATTGGTTGCTAACGGATGTTTCGCTGTTAGTGAAGGTGCAAATATGCCTTCTACTCCAGAAGCTATCAAAGTATTTCAGGATGCTAAAGTTCTTTATGCTCCAGGTAAAGCTGCTAATGCTGGTGGTGTATCTGTTTCTGGTCTTGAAATGTCTCAAAACTCTATCAGATTAAGCTGGTCTACTGAAGAAGTTGACGAAAAATTGAAGAGCATTATGCAGAATATTCACGAAGCTTGCGTTAAATACGGAACTGAAGCCGACGGATATGTAAACTACGTGAAAGGTGCAAACGTTGCAGGTTTCATGAAAGTTGCAAATGCTATGATGGCTCAAGGTATCGTTTAA
- a CDS encoding prolyl oligopeptidase family serine peptidase codes for MKKMTLLLACGMITANTFGQKSKLTYPITKKDNTVDTYFGVKVADPYRWLENDTTKETAGWVKAQNKVTSSYLEKIPFRNKLKERLTNLTNYEKIGAPFKKNGKYYFYKNDGLQNQSVLYVQNTLDSEPEIFLDPNKLSEDGTVALTGISFSKDGKYFAYTISRSGSDWREVYVMDIATRKLLNDHIQWAKFSGAAWQGDGFYYSAYDAPVAGKEFSNVNENHKIYFHKIGEPQSKDVLVYQNPKYPKRFYTASVSEDQQALFIFESGEGRGNALFMKNLTKADAPIEQLASDFNYEYSPIEVIGNKIFFSTNFGAPKSKIMVADINSPKLENWKDLVPESASVLSGAEVIGGKLMLTYDKDASNHAFVYNTDGKLIHEVKLPSLGSVGFSGDKDEKDAFFIFTSFTFPGAVYKYNVDTNESSLYRAPKVNFNPEDFVTEQVFYPSKDGTKIPMFLTYKKGLKKNGSNPVFLYAYGGFNISLNPSFSTFRIPFLENGGIYAQANLRGGGEYGEEWHIAGTKMHKQNVFDDFISAAEYLIAKKYTSKSKVAIVGGSNGGLLIGACVNQRPDLFKVAIPEVGVMDMLRYHKFTIGWNWASDYGTSEDSKEMFDYLHAYSPLHTFKKGITYPAIMVTTADHDDRVVPAHSFKYAATLQEASNKKNPALIRIDSKAGHGSGKPISKVIDEQADIYSFIMYNIGISPKL; via the coding sequence ATGAAAAAAATGACGCTATTATTAGCATGCGGAATGATTACTGCAAATACTTTCGGGCAGAAAAGTAAATTGACTTATCCTATTACAAAGAAAGACAATACAGTAGACACCTACTTCGGTGTAAAAGTTGCAGATCCATACAGGTGGCTGGAGAATGACACGACAAAAGAAACTGCAGGATGGGTAAAGGCACAAAATAAAGTTACCTCCTCTTATCTGGAAAAAATTCCTTTCCGAAACAAGCTGAAGGAAAGACTAACTAATCTTACCAATTATGAAAAGATTGGTGCTCCTTTCAAGAAAAACGGGAAATACTATTTCTATAAAAACGATGGCTTACAAAACCAAAGCGTTCTTTATGTGCAAAATACTTTAGATTCCGAACCTGAAATATTTCTTGATCCAAACAAATTATCAGAAGATGGAACTGTAGCTCTTACTGGCATTTCTTTCTCAAAAGATGGCAAATATTTTGCTTATACTATTTCAAGAAGCGGGTCGGACTGGAGAGAAGTTTATGTAATGGATATTGCCACAAGAAAACTATTGAATGATCATATTCAATGGGCAAAATTCTCAGGTGCTGCATGGCAGGGAGATGGCTTTTACTATAGCGCATACGATGCTCCTGTTGCGGGAAAAGAATTTTCCAATGTAAACGAGAATCATAAAATTTACTTTCACAAGATTGGAGAGCCACAATCTAAAGATGTTTTGGTTTATCAAAATCCTAAATATCCAAAGCGTTTCTATACAGCCAGTGTAAGCGAAGATCAGCAAGCTCTTTTCATTTTCGAATCAGGTGAAGGACGAGGTAATGCTCTTTTCATGAAGAACCTTACCAAAGCCGATGCTCCAATTGAACAACTGGCTTCTGATTTTAATTATGAATATTCTCCTATTGAAGTTATTGGAAATAAGATATTCTTTAGCACCAATTTTGGTGCACCAAAAAGCAAAATAATGGTTGCTGATATCAACTCTCCAAAACTAGAGAACTGGAAAGATCTGGTGCCGGAATCAGCATCTGTTTTATCAGGAGCAGAAGTAATTGGAGGAAAACTAATGCTTACTTACGATAAAGATGCATCAAATCATGCTTTCGTATATAATACAGACGGAAAACTTATTCATGAGGTAAAACTCCCATCATTGGGTTCCGTAGGATTTAGTGGTGATAAAGATGAGAAGGATGCATTTTTCATCTTCACTTCTTTCACTTTCCCGGGAGCAGTGTATAAATACAATGTTGACACAAATGAATCGTCGTTATATCGTGCTCCAAAGGTAAATTTCAATCCGGAAGATTTTGTAACGGAACAGGTTTTCTATCCAAGTAAAGACGGAACAAAGATTCCTATGTTTCTCACTTACAAGAAAGGATTGAAAAAAAATGGCAGCAACCCTGTTTTCCTTTATGCTTACGGTGGTTTTAACATCAGCCTCAACCCTAGCTTCTCTACTTTCCGCATCCCATTCCTTGAAAACGGAGGTATTTATGCACAGGCAAATCTTCGTGGCGGTGGCGAGTACGGTGAAGAATGGCATATTGCCGGAACCAAGATGCATAAACAAAATGTTTTCGACGACTTTATTTCAGCAGCCGAATATCTGATTGCAAAGAAATACACCAGCAAATCAAAAGTTGCTATTGTAGGAGGTTCTAACGGCGGATTACTTATTGGTGCCTGCGTTAATCAACGCCCTGATCTATTCAAGGTTGCTATTCCAGAAGTCGGCGTTATGGATATGCTTCGCTACCATAAGTTCACAATTGGCTGGAACTGGGCAAGCGATTACGGTACCAGCGAAGACAGTAAAGAAATGTTTGATTATCTGCATGCTTACTCTCCTTTACATACATTCAAGAAAGGAATTACCTACCCTGCAATTATGGTAACTACAGCCGATCATGACGACCGTGTAGTTCCTGCGCATTCTTTCAAATACGCTGCTACTTTACAGGAAGCAAGCAACAAAAAGAATCCTGCGTTGATACGAATTGACAGTAAAGCCGGACATGGTTCAGGAAAACCTATCAGTAAAGTTATTGACGAGCAAGCAGACATTTACTCATTCATCATGTATAATATTGGAATAAGTCCGAAACTATAA
- a CDS encoding alpha-L-fucosidase: MKKIFWLFLILVCNVQLFAQQGYQPSEENLKSRTEFQDEKFGMFIHWGLYSMLGDGEWVMNNRNINWKEYEKLASAFYPSKFDATAWVSAAKAAGMKYICFTTRHHDGFSMFKTKYSDYNVVDATPFSKDIVKALAEECKKQGLKLHLYYSHLDWRRDDYYPIGKTGLIGRTGQGTGRTTHGKWSDYMNFMNNQLTELLTNYGPIGAIWFDGYWDKDQDPTWDWNLGGQYELIHKLQPGCMIGNNHHSTPLPGEDFQMFERDLPGENTAGLSGQTISRLPLETCETMNRNWGYDITDNNYKTTKEFIHFLVKAAGNNANLLINVGPQPNGEIPATAVQRLKEVGEWMKVYGETIYGTRGGVVPVRDWGVTTQKGNKLFVHILNLKDKALFLPVTNKVKNAVLFKNKTAIKFKQDKEGILLYLTEAPTDVDYVVELSF; the protein is encoded by the coding sequence ATGAAAAAGATCTTTTGGCTATTTTTAATTCTTGTATGTAATGTGCAACTGTTTGCTCAGCAAGGGTATCAGCCTTCTGAGGAAAACCTGAAAAGTAGAACAGAGTTTCAGGATGAAAAGTTTGGAATGTTTATCCATTGGGGGCTATACAGTATGCTGGGTGATGGTGAGTGGGTAATGAATAACAGGAATATTAACTGGAAAGAGTATGAGAAACTGGCTTCTGCATTTTATCCTTCCAAATTTGACGCTACCGCATGGGTTTCTGCTGCAAAGGCTGCCGGTATGAAGTATATTTGTTTCACAACTCGTCACCACGATGGTTTTTCAATGTTTAAAACTAAGTACTCGGATTATAATGTTGTAGATGCAACTCCTTTCAGCAAAGATATAGTGAAAGCTTTAGCCGAAGAATGTAAAAAGCAGGGGTTAAAACTTCATCTTTACTATTCTCATCTGGATTGGCGTCGCGATGATTATTATCCAATTGGTAAAACAGGACTTATCGGTAGAACAGGGCAGGGAACTGGCCGAACTACGCATGGAAAATGGAGTGATTATATGAACTTTATGAATAATCAGCTTACCGAATTACTAACGAACTATGGTCCGATTGGTGCTATCTGGTTCGATGGTTATTGGGATAAGGACCAGGATCCTACCTGGGACTGGAACTTAGGCGGACAGTATGAACTGATTCACAAACTACAACCGGGATGCATGATTGGAAACAATCATCACAGTACTCCGCTTCCTGGCGAAGATTTTCAGATGTTTGAACGTGATCTTCCAGGCGAGAATACAGCCGGACTTTCAGGACAGACAATAAGCAGACTTCCTTTGGAAACTTGCGAAACCATGAATAGAAACTGGGGATATGACATTACTGATAATAACTATAAAACAACCAAAGAGTTTATCCACTTCTTAGTAAAAGCTGCAGGTAATAATGCTAACTTGCTTATCAATGTTGGTCCTCAGCCCAACGGAGAAATTCCGGCAACTGCTGTTCAAAGACTAAAAGAAGTAGGAGAGTGGATGAAAGTGTATGGTGAAACAATTTATGGAACCCGTGGTGGAGTAGTTCCTGTTCGCGATTGGGGAGTGACTACTCAGAAAGGAAATAAATTATTTGTCCATATCCTGAATCTGAAAGATAAAGCTCTATTCCTGCCTGTTACCAATAAGGTGAAGAACGCAGTGTTGTTCAAGAATAAAACTGCAATTAAATTCAAACAAGATAAAGAAGGTATTTTACTGTACTTAACAGAAGCTCCCACAGACGTTGATTATGTTGTGGAATTATCTTTCTGA
- a CDS encoding SagB/ThcOx family dehydrogenase, with product MKRSVFLMLFFVAISCAAQELKPIKLNAPDLKRTSTLMNAFSNRKSTRTFSDKMLTLQDLSDLLWAANGINRPKEGKRTAPSARNKQDIKVYVCMAEGNYLYNASTSTLDPISKDDVRPMKAPVCLILVSDNNESWGALDAGIVSQNISLFCSGAELATVCRASMNKEELKKALNLTDKQTLYLNHPVGYFK from the coding sequence ATGAAAAGATCTGTATTTTTAATGTTATTCTTTGTTGCTATTTCATGTGCAGCTCAGGAACTAAAGCCTATCAAATTAAATGCACCTGATTTGAAACGGACATCAACGTTGATGAATGCTTTCTCTAACAGAAAATCTACCAGAACGTTTTCTGATAAAATGCTTACTCTTCAGGACCTTTCCGATCTTCTTTGGGCTGCAAACGGAATTAACCGCCCGAAAGAAGGAAAAAGAACTGCTCCATCTGCCCGGAATAAACAAGACATCAAAGTTTATGTATGTATGGCCGAAGGCAATTATCTATATAACGCTTCTACCAGTACCCTTGACCCGATAAGTAAAGATGATGTCCGCCCAATGAAAGCTCCGGTTTGTCTGATCCTGGTTTCTGATAACAATGAATCCTGGGGTGCACTAGATGCCGGAATTGTTTCTCAGAATATATCCTTGTTTTGTTCGGGTGCAGAGCTGGCAACAGTATGCCGGGCTAGTATGAACAAAGAAGAACTGAAGAAAGCTTTGAATCTTACAGATAAGCAGACTCTCTATCTGAATCATCCCGTAGGATACTTTAAATAA
- a CDS encoding PEP/pyruvate-binding domain-containing protein, translating to MLSKLKLNQLYFKDTTFANLMTKRIFNVLLIANPYDAFMLEDDGRIDEKIFNEYAALSLRYPPRFTQISSEEEAWAELEDISYDLVICMPSTDKSDFFATGRNIKEKYPHIPIVILTPFSHGVTRRLANENLSAFEYVFCWLGNTDLLVSIIKLIEDKMNLEHDVAEVGVQMILLVEDSIRFYSSVLPNLYKFVLQQSQDFATEALNDHQKTLRMRGRPKIVLARNYEEAMELYNKFQDNMLGVITDVRYPRNGKKDSLAGIKLCSEIRKKDPFVPLIIQSSETENQVYANRYAASFVDKNSKKMDVDLQRIVSDNFGFGDFIFRNPTTNAEVAKVRNLKDLQNIIYSVPSESLLYHISRNHISRWLYSRAMFPVAEFLRQITFDEVVDIDIYRKIIFEAIVKYRKMKNQGVVAVFKRDRFDRYSNFARIGDGSLGGKGRGLAFIDNMVKRHPQFDEFDNAKVAIPKTVVLCTDIFDEFMESNNLYQVALSDVDDDTILKYFLRAKLPERLVEDFFTFFDVVKSPIAIRSSSLLEDSHYQPFAGIYSTYMIPYLDDKYEMLRMLSDSIKGVYASVFYSDSKSYMQATSNFIDQEKMAVILQEVVGNQYGDRYYPSMSGVARSLNYYPIGDEKPEEGTVNIALGLGKYIVDGGMTLRFCPYHPHQILQTSELDIALKETQTRFYALDLKNIGQDFSIDDGFNLLKLPVKEAENDGSLRYLASTFDPYDQVIRDGLYPGGRKLITFANILQHDVFPLAEILKLAMKYGEDEMRRPVEIEFAATMSTEMDKSGTFYLLQIRPIVDSKQVLDEDLSLMEAEKTLLASNHALGHGIMNDVYDIVYVKTDNYSASHNQDIAYEIEKLNKEFLDKNQNYILVGPGRWGSSDTWLGIPVKWPHISAAKVIVEAGLTNYRVDPSQGTHFFQNLTSFGVGYFTINSYMNDGIYDQDFLNDKEPAFETKYLRHIHFDKPLIVKIDGMKNIGVVMKPE from the coding sequence ATGCTCAGTAAACTTAAATTAAACCAACTATATTTCAAAGATACTACTTTTGCCAATTTGATGACTAAAAGAATCTTTAATGTTTTGCTCATCGCTAATCCTTATGATGCTTTTATGTTGGAGGATGACGGACGCATTGACGAAAAGATCTTTAATGAGTATGCTGCACTCAGTTTGCGCTATCCTCCACGGTTTACTCAGATCTCTTCAGAAGAAGAGGCATGGGCTGAATTGGAAGATATTTCTTATGATCTGGTTATATGTATGCCAAGTACCGACAAAAGTGATTTCTTTGCTACAGGACGCAATATCAAAGAAAAATATCCTCATATCCCAATTGTTATTCTTACGCCTTTTTCTCATGGAGTAACAAGGCGATTAGCTAATGAGAACTTAAGTGCTTTTGAATATGTGTTTTGCTGGCTGGGAAATACAGATTTACTTGTTTCTATAATAAAATTGATAGAAGATAAGATGAATCTGGAGCACGACGTAGCCGAAGTAGGGGTGCAGATGATTTTATTGGTGGAAGACTCCATTCGTTTTTATTCTTCGGTTCTTCCTAACCTTTATAAGTTTGTTCTTCAGCAATCGCAGGATTTTGCCACAGAAGCATTAAACGACCACCAGAAAACGTTGCGAATGAGAGGGCGACCAAAGATTGTTCTGGCCAGAAATTATGAAGAAGCAATGGAGCTTTACAATAAATTTCAGGATAATATGCTGGGAGTTATTACCGATGTAAGATATCCAAGAAATGGGAAAAAAGATTCATTAGCCGGAATAAAACTATGTTCTGAAATACGTAAAAAAGATCCGTTTGTTCCATTGATTATTCAATCATCTGAAACAGAGAACCAGGTTTACGCTAATCGTTATGCGGCTAGTTTCGTAGATAAGAATTCCAAGAAGATGGATGTTGATCTACAACGAATCGTATCTGATAACTTTGGATTTGGCGATTTTATTTTCCGCAATCCAACAACTAATGCAGAGGTTGCAAAAGTACGGAATCTGAAAGACCTTCAAAATATTATTTATTCTGTGCCTAGCGAATCTTTGCTGTATCATATTTCCCGAAACCATATCTCCCGCTGGCTTTACTCCCGGGCAATGTTTCCGGTTGCTGAGTTCCTGCGTCAGATTACCTTTGATGAAGTTGTAGATATTGATATATACAGAAAGATTATTTTCGAGGCTATTGTGAAATACCGTAAAATGAAGAATCAAGGGGTGGTAGCTGTTTTTAAACGCGACCGCTTTGACCGCTACTCTAATTTTGCTCGTATTGGAGATGGCTCGTTGGGAGGAAAGGGTAGAGGACTGGCATTTATTGACAATATGGTAAAGCGTCATCCTCAGTTTGACGAGTTTGATAATGCAAAAGTTGCGATTCCTAAAACTGTTGTTCTTTGTACTGACATCTTCGATGAGTTTATGGAATCGAACAATCTGTATCAGGTGGCTCTATCGGATGTTGATGATGATACTATTCTGAAATATTTCTTGCGGGCTAAACTTCCGGAGAGATTGGTGGAAGACTTCTTTACATTCTTTGATGTTGTGAAATCTCCAATTGCAATCCGCTCGTCGAGTTTGCTGGAAGATTCCCATTATCAGCCATTCGCCGGAATATACTCTACGTACATGATTCCTTATCTTGATGATAAGTATGAAATGCTAAGAATGCTGAGTGATTCTATTAAGGGTGTTTATGCTTCTGTGTTTTACAGTGATAGTAAATCATACATGCAGGCAACTTCCAATTTTATAGATCAGGAAAAGATGGCAGTAATTCTTCAGGAGGTTGTTGGTAACCAGTATGGAGACCGCTACTATCCTTCTATGTCGGGGGTGGCAAGGTCGCTCAACTATTATCCAATTGGAGATGAGAAACCGGAAGAGGGAACAGTGAATATTGCATTAGGCCTTGGCAAATATATTGTTGATGGAGGTATGACTCTTAGATTCTGTCCTTATCACCCTCATCAAATATTGCAGACCAGCGAATTGGATATTGCATTAAAAGAGACTCAGACTCGCTTCTATGCTTTGGACTTAAAGAACATAGGCCAGGATTTTTCTATAGATGATGGTTTTAATTTGCTGAAACTTCCTGTTAAAGAGGCCGAGAATGATGGCTCTTTGCGTTATCTTGCTTCTACATTCGATCCTTATGATCAGGTTATTCGTGATGGTCTTTATCCTGGTGGACGTAAGCTGATTACTTTTGCCAATATTCTGCAGCATGATGTTTTCCCATTGGCTGAGATATTGAAGTTGGCAATGAAGTATGGGGAGGATGAAATGAGACGTCCAGTTGAAATTGAATTTGCCGCAACGATGAGTACGGAGATGGACAAGTCGGGCACATTCTATCTGTTGCAGATTCGTCCTATTGTAGATAGTAAGCAAGTGCTTGATGAAGATTTATCTTTAATGGAAGCAGAAAAAACATTGCTTGCATCTAATCATGCTTTAGGTCATGGAATTATGAATGATGTGTATGACATTGTTTATGTGAAGACTGACAATTACAGTGCATCTCATAATCAGGATATTGCTTACGAAATAGAAAAACTGAATAAGGAGTTTCTTGATAAAAACCAGAATTATATTCTGGTTGGCCCGGGTAGATGGGGTTCCAGCGATACTTGGTTGGGTATTCCTGTTAAGTGGCCACATATATCGGCTGCAAAGGTTATTGTTGAAGCGGGATTAACAAATTATAGAGTCGATCCAAGTCAGGGGACGCACTTCTTTCAGAATCTGACATCGTTTGGTGTGGGCTACTTTACTATTAATTCTTATATGAATGACGGAATTTATGATCAGGATTTTCTGAATGATAAAGAACCTGCATTTGAAACTAAATACCTTCGTCATATACACTTTGATAAACCATTGATCGTTAAAATAGATGGAATGAAGAATATTGGAGTTGTGATGAAGCCTGAATAA